From Prevotella melaninogenica, the proteins below share one genomic window:
- a CDS encoding GH92 family glycosyl hydrolase, whose product MKRSLFLVFLLLTFIAHLYAITVNNPVDYVSTLVGSASKPELSTGNTYPAIALPWGMNFWTPQTGKMGDGWTYTYGADKIRGIKQTHQPSPWINDYGQFSVMPVVGNKVFDEEGRASWFSHKAETAAPYYYKVYLADHDVTVEVSPTSRAATMRITYPQTKEAYFVVDAFDKGSSVTIIPDKRTIVGYTTKNSGGVPANFKNYFVLRFDHDFSFVGSIEDGKLSEGKTSTTSNHAMAVVGFHTKRGEQVNIQVASSFISDEQAQRNLKEVEGKTFDEVKSEGRKEWNNILGRIEVEDDNIDHLRTFYSCLYRSVLFPRSFYEFDEQGNPIHYSPYNGKVLSGYLFTDTGFWDTFRSLFPLLNLVYPSMNEKMQAGLVNAYKESGFLPEWASPGHRDCMVGNNSASVVADAYIKGLRGYDIETLWEAVVHGANAVHPTVSSTGRKGFDYYNRLGYVPYNVGINESVARTLEYAYDDWCIYQLGLKLGKSAKELKPFKLRAMNYQKVFDKETGLMRGRNEDGSFQSPFNPFKWGDAFTEGNSWHYTWSVFHDPAGLAKLMGGYDKFNEILDSVFQLPPTFDHSYYGFTIHEIREMQIMNMGNYAHGNQPIQHMIYLYDYSGQPWKAQYWVREVMDRLYTAQPDGYCGDEDNGQTSAWYVFSALGFYPVCPGSTQYMIGTPYFRKVKIQLENSKTVTIRAEKNNKDNRFIQHITVNGQPYPHYYLEYEQLLSGPIIDFTMGDKPAK is encoded by the coding sequence ATGAAAAGAAGCCTTTTTCTTGTTTTCTTATTGCTGACATTTATAGCTCATCTATATGCTATCACAGTAAACAACCCTGTTGATTACGTAAGTACTTTAGTGGGTTCAGCCTCAAAACCAGAACTTTCAACGGGTAACACTTACCCCGCTATTGCCCTACCATGGGGCATGAACTTCTGGACTCCACAGACTGGAAAGATGGGAGATGGCTGGACTTACACCTACGGAGCCGATAAGATTCGTGGAATTAAGCAGACACACCAACCAAGTCCATGGATTAACGACTACGGACAGTTCTCTGTCATGCCCGTCGTGGGTAATAAAGTCTTTGACGAGGAAGGACGTGCCAGCTGGTTCTCGCACAAAGCTGAGACTGCTGCTCCTTATTACTATAAGGTTTATTTAGCTGACCACGACGTCACAGTAGAGGTGAGTCCTACCAGTCGTGCTGCCACAATGCGCATCACCTATCCACAAACAAAAGAAGCTTATTTTGTCGTTGATGCCTTTGACAAGGGCTCTTCCGTAACGATTATCCCTGACAAACGTACTATCGTGGGCTATACAACCAAGAATAGCGGTGGTGTACCAGCAAACTTCAAGAACTATTTTGTACTTCGCTTCGACCACGATTTCTCTTTCGTTGGCAGTATCGAAGATGGGAAACTATCAGAGGGCAAGACTTCTACAACCAGCAATCATGCCATGGCTGTTGTCGGATTCCACACCAAACGAGGCGAACAAGTTAATATACAGGTAGCCTCATCGTTTATTAGTGACGAACAAGCACAGCGCAATCTCAAGGAAGTGGAGGGCAAGACATTCGACGAGGTGAAGTCAGAAGGTAGAAAAGAATGGAACAATATCTTAGGACGTATAGAAGTGGAGGACGATAACATCGACCATCTTCGTACTTTCTATAGTTGCCTCTATCGCTCAGTACTTTTCCCACGTTCGTTCTATGAGTTTGACGAACAGGGTAATCCTATCCATTATAGTCCTTATAATGGCAAAGTACTATCGGGTTATCTCTTTACAGACACAGGTTTCTGGGACACCTTCCGTTCGCTCTTTCCATTGCTCAACCTCGTCTATCCATCAATGAATGAGAAAATGCAAGCAGGCTTAGTCAACGCCTATAAGGAGAGTGGATTCCTTCCGGAGTGGGCAAGTCCGGGGCATCGTGATTGTATGGTGGGCAACAACTCGGCTTCGGTCGTTGCTGATGCTTACATCAAGGGATTGCGTGGCTACGATATAGAAACACTTTGGGAAGCTGTTGTGCATGGTGCTAATGCTGTTCACCCAACCGTTAGCTCTACTGGACGTAAAGGCTTTGACTATTATAATCGCTTAGGTTACGTACCTTATAACGTGGGAATCAACGAGAGTGTTGCCCGTACCTTAGAGTATGCCTACGATGACTGGTGTATCTATCAATTGGGATTAAAACTCGGAAAGAGTGCTAAGGAACTCAAACCTTTTAAACTCCGAGCAATGAACTATCAGAAGGTATTCGACAAGGAAACGGGTTTGATGCGTGGACGTAATGAGGATGGTAGTTTTCAGTCACCATTTAATCCTTTCAAATGGGGGGATGCTTTCACTGAGGGAAACAGTTGGCATTACACGTGGAGTGTATTCCATGACCCTGCAGGATTGGCGAAGTTAATGGGAGGATACGACAAGTTTAACGAAATATTAGACAGTGTCTTCCAACTACCACCTACCTTTGACCACAGCTATTATGGCTTTACAATCCACGAGATACGTGAGATGCAAATCATGAACATGGGTAATTACGCACATGGGAACCAGCCTATCCAGCACATGATTTACCTCTATGACTACAGCGGACAGCCCTGGAAGGCGCAATATTGGGTGCGTGAGGTGATGGACCGACTCTATACTGCTCAGCCTGATGGCTATTGTGGCGACGAAGATAATGGCCAGACATCAGCTTGGTATGTATTCTCTGCTCTCGGCTTCTACCCTGTTTGTCCTGGCAGTACTCAATATATGATTGGTACTCCCTACTTCCGTAAAGTCAAGATACAGTTGGAGAATAGCAAGACTGTCACAATTCGGGCGGAAAAGAATAACAAAGACAATCGCTTCATTCAGCATATTACAGTGAATGGACAGCCTTATCCACATTATTATCTTGAGTATGAACAGCTGTTATCAGGTCCTATAATCGACTTCACAATGGGCGATAAACCTGCGAAATAA
- a CDS encoding BlaI/MecI/CopY family transcriptional regulator, with amino-acid sequence MEKLTKQEEEIMLQVWSLKSCTIKDVLQKLEDPKPPYTTVASIMNNLKRKGYVIAEQHGLTYHFVPRIEQTRYKSDFMKGFVDKYFKSSFREMVSFFAKEDNISPEELKDIINEIEKGKEV; translated from the coding sequence ATGGAGAAACTAACTAAACAAGAAGAAGAAATAATGTTGCAGGTATGGAGTTTAAAAAGCTGCACTATCAAAGATGTACTACAAAAGTTGGAAGATCCTAAACCTCCTTATACTACAGTGGCTTCAATCATGAACAATCTGAAGCGCAAGGGTTATGTAATCGCCGAGCAGCATGGACTGACCTATCACTTTGTTCCGAGGATAGAACAGACGAGGTATAAGTCAGACTTCATGAAAGGCTTTGTTGATAAGTACTTTAAGAGTTCCTTCCGTGAAATGGTTTCCTTTTTTGCAAAGGAGGATAACATCTCGCCAGAAGAACTGAAAGATATTATAAATGAGATTGAAAAGGGGAAAGAGGTGTAG
- a CDS encoding M56 family metallopeptidase, giving the protein MIMYLLKLNIALILLFSFYKLMFTGDTFFSWRRATLIGMYLVAMLVPVMDFSVWLSNSEGMTSIANEYATVVLPAVSTSSQGGEVLLWELIVLIVYSVVACVLLLRFLCQLVSIILLKNNSQSSYICDTEVYLLTDDEGPFSFFDWIFINPERHKSDEIEEIMMHELTHCQQLHSIDIIFSELFCIIFWFNPFVWLLKREVRLNLEYLADNSVLANGKDNKEYQYHLLGLTYRKNVATISNNFNVLPIKKRIKMMNKKETKGFLKAKYALYIPLVAMLLAVSNIETIARNVTKLTTSVELQKKPTKESERVFIVTEVMPTFKGNLYQWLSKNLRYPKDAVSRKEQGRVMVQFVITAKGEVIKPEIVRSVSPSLDKEALRVVSKMPAWNPGRNGNKKVATKYTLPVKFSLGSK; this is encoded by the coding sequence ATGATAATGTATTTATTGAAATTGAATATAGCCCTTATCTTACTTTTCAGCTTTTATAAGTTGATGTTCACAGGAGATACCTTCTTTTCATGGCGTAGGGCAACGCTTATCGGAATGTATCTTGTTGCCATGTTGGTACCAGTAATGGATTTTTCTGTATGGCTAAGCAACAGCGAAGGGATGACATCCATTGCCAATGAATATGCAACAGTCGTTTTACCAGCTGTGTCTACTTCCTCGCAGGGTGGTGAAGTCCTACTATGGGAGTTGATAGTGTTGATTGTCTATAGTGTTGTTGCCTGTGTCTTATTACTACGTTTTTTGTGCCAGTTGGTTTCTATTATATTGCTAAAGAACAATAGTCAAAGTTCTTATATATGTGATACAGAGGTTTATCTGTTAACCGATGACGAAGGTCCTTTCTCCTTCTTTGATTGGATATTCATCAATCCAGAGCGGCATAAGAGCGATGAGATAGAGGAGATAATGATGCATGAATTGACACATTGCCAGCAACTCCACTCAATAGACATAATCTTTTCAGAACTATTTTGCATTATCTTTTGGTTTAATCCTTTCGTTTGGTTGCTCAAACGTGAAGTGCGATTAAATCTTGAATATCTTGCTGATAACAGCGTACTTGCTAATGGTAAGGATAATAAAGAGTATCAGTACCATCTGCTTGGGTTAACATATAGGAAGAATGTAGCTACAATATCAAATAATTTTAATGTTTTACCTATTAAAAAACGAATCAAGATGATGAACAAAAAAGAAACAAAGGGATTTTTAAAAGCTAAGTATGCGCTTTATATTCCATTGGTTGCAATGCTATTGGCGGTAAGTAATATCGAGACTATAGCACGTAATGTAACAAAGCTTACGACAAGTGTTGAACTTCAAAAGAAGCCAACGAAAGAGTCTGAACGAGTATTTATAGTTACAGAAGTCATGCCTACATTTAAAGGTAATTTATATCAATGGCTATCAAAGAATCTTCGTTATCCAAAAGATGCAGTAAGTAGAAAAGAGCAAGGACGTGTTATGGTACAGTTTGTCATAACGGCTAAGGGTGAGGTTATTAAGCCAGAGATTGTACGTTCTGTTAGTCCTTCCCTTGATAAGGAAGCCCTTCGTGTAGTGTCAAAGATGCCAGCGTGGAATCCTGGTAGAAATGGTAATAAGAAGGTTGCTACAAAGTATACGTTACCTGTTAAATTCTCCTTAGGCTCGAAGTAG
- a CDS encoding beta-class carbonic anhydrase, protein MIDQILSYNKRFVAAKGYAPFITSSQPDMKLAIVSCMDTRLTKLLPNALGLRNGDAKIIKVAGGTILTPYDSVMRSLLVAIYELGCQEVMIIHHSGCGACNMNADHFLHLMRERGITDEAIKEAEQQVNLNEYLDGFHDTEASVHRTVRTVQQHPLVPKDIIVRGFIIDSRTGELTPVD, encoded by the coding sequence ATGATAGATCAGATACTTTCTTATAACAAAAGGTTTGTAGCTGCAAAAGGCTACGCACCTTTTATTACGTCCAGCCAACCAGATATGAAGTTAGCTATTGTCAGTTGCATGGACACTCGCCTGACGAAGTTGCTACCCAATGCACTCGGCTTAAGAAACGGAGATGCAAAGATTATCAAAGTCGCTGGCGGAACTATTCTTACTCCCTACGACTCTGTGATGCGCTCCCTTCTTGTGGCGATCTATGAGTTGGGTTGTCAAGAGGTTATGATTATTCATCACTCTGGTTGTGGTGCTTGCAACATGAATGCAGACCATTTCCTACATTTGATGCGTGAGCGTGGAATCACGGATGAGGCTATCAAAGAGGCTGAACAGCAGGTTAATCTTAACGAATATTTGGACGGCTTTCATGATACAGAGGCAAGTGTGCACCGCACAGTGAGGACTGTTCAGCAACATCCACTCGTTCCAAAAGACATTATTGTACGTGGTTTTATCATAGACTCACGTACAGGCGAACTAACACCCGTCGACTAA
- a CDS encoding DKNYY domain-containing protein — MGKKNFYRQLRLSCVVLMTVFALSASAQSSRQIRPYSFNKNGVFYGRQPVMGIDIRTFVDLGYGYAKDRYNVYFEGQILPFVDPITFRLKVPGSVYQGGYPGDYSGNYPVNPRDEYDPYYNEGYIVTSNAVLYNGRKISSSASSFKDLGWGYGKDAFEVYYMGNKVSGASSSSFKVLKDGYAEDAFDTYYRGKVVR, encoded by the coding sequence ATGGGAAAGAAGAACTTTTATCGCCAGCTTCGCCTTAGTTGCGTAGTCCTTATGACAGTCTTTGCACTCAGTGCTTCAGCACAGTCTTCACGTCAAATACGTCCTTACTCTTTCAATAAGAATGGTGTATTCTATGGTCGTCAACCAGTTATGGGAATAGACATACGCACCTTCGTTGATCTTGGGTATGGTTATGCAAAAGATAGATATAACGTTTATTTTGAAGGACAGATTCTTCCATTCGTTGACCCAATAACCTTCCGCCTAAAAGTACCAGGAAGTGTTTATCAAGGTGGCTATCCTGGCGATTATTCTGGCAACTATCCAGTTAACCCTCGTGATGAGTACGACCCTTATTATAATGAAGGTTACATCGTTACTTCTAACGCAGTTCTCTATAATGGACGAAAGATTAGCAGTAGCGCAAGCAGCTTCAAGGATTTAGGTTGGGGATATGGTAAAGACGCATTCGAAGTCTATTATATGGGTAACAAGGTAAGTGGCGCCAGCAGTTCCAGCTTCAAAGTACTCAAAGATGGCTATGCAGAAGATGCATTTGACACCTATTATCGTGGAAAAGTAGTAAGATAA
- the abc-f gene encoding ribosomal protection-like ABC-F family protein, whose protein sequence is MAQIPYLDVQNLTKSFGAQVLFKDISFSIAEGQHVGLVAQNGTGKSTLLSILTGKEGYDSGSIIYRNDLRVGMLEQSPHFDPEESVLDACFNHEGNPERLLKAKQILTMLKLYNLDQPMGQLSGGQQKRVALANVLILEPDFLILDEPTNHLDLEMIEWLEGYLSRGNKTIFMVTHDRYFLDNVCNTILELDNNTIYTYRGNYSYYLEKRQERIDNTRAEIARANNLYRTELEWMRRMPQARGHKARYREEAFYELEAKAKQRIEERQVRLKSSSVYIGSKIFECQYVSKRFDDKTILNDFYYNFSRFEKMGIVGNNGTGKSTFVKMLLGEVAPDSGKFDIGETVRFGYFSQEGLKFRDDQKVIDIITDIADYIDLGGGKHMTASQFLNYFLFSPEQQHNYVYKLSGGEKRKLYLCTVLMKNPNFLVLDEPTNDLDIQTLQILEEYLQDFPGCVIVVSHDRYFMDKVVDHLLVFKGEGEIQDFPGNYTQFRDFQKMKSKEEEQQKPSKNSSPTANEPKKDYRNNTKRKMSFKEKREYEQLSDKIALLEEEKQKLEEELCSGNLSVDELTEKSKRLPILKDELDELELRWLELAELI, encoded by the coding sequence ATGGCGCAGATACCCTATCTTGATGTCCAAAATCTAACAAAGAGCTTCGGTGCACAGGTCCTCTTTAAGGATATCTCTTTCTCTATTGCAGAAGGACAGCATGTTGGACTCGTAGCACAAAACGGTACGGGAAAGTCTACTCTACTCTCTATTCTAACTGGAAAAGAGGGTTATGACAGCGGTTCTATCATCTATCGCAATGATTTGCGAGTGGGAATGTTAGAGCAAAGTCCGCATTTTGACCCAGAAGAAAGCGTCTTAGATGCTTGTTTCAACCATGAAGGAAATCCTGAAAGGCTCCTAAAGGCAAAGCAAATCCTCACCATGCTGAAGCTCTATAACTTAGATCAGCCTATGGGACAACTAAGTGGTGGACAGCAGAAGCGTGTTGCCTTGGCAAATGTTCTTATCTTAGAACCAGACTTCCTCATACTCGACGAGCCTACCAATCACCTTGACTTAGAGATGATTGAATGGTTAGAAGGTTATCTTTCTCGCGGTAACAAAACAATCTTTATGGTAACACATGACCGTTATTTCCTTGACAACGTGTGTAATACCATCTTAGAATTAGACAACAACACAATATATACCTATCGTGGCAATTACTCTTATTACTTAGAGAAACGCCAAGAGAGAATAGACAATACACGCGCCGAGATTGCACGTGCAAACAACCTCTATCGTACAGAGTTAGAGTGGATGCGCCGCATGCCACAGGCTCGTGGGCACAAAGCACGCTATCGTGAAGAGGCTTTCTATGAGTTGGAAGCAAAAGCAAAGCAGCGAATTGAGGAACGTCAGGTGCGTTTGAAGTCGTCAAGCGTATATATCGGAAGTAAAATATTTGAGTGTCAATATGTCTCAAAGAGATTTGATGACAAGACAATACTGAATGACTTCTACTATAACTTCTCACGATTTGAGAAGATGGGTATCGTTGGTAACAATGGTACTGGCAAGTCAACCTTTGTAAAGATGCTGCTTGGAGAGGTTGCACCTGACAGCGGTAAGTTTGATATTGGTGAGACCGTACGCTTTGGTTACTTCTCACAAGAAGGTTTAAAGTTCCGTGATGACCAGAAGGTTATTGACATTATCACAGACATAGCAGACTATATTGACCTTGGAGGAGGCAAGCACATGACGGCTTCACAGTTCCTCAACTACTTCCTCTTCTCACCAGAACAACAGCACAACTATGTGTATAAGCTCTCTGGTGGTGAGAAACGCAAACTCTATCTCTGCACAGTCCTAATGAAGAATCCGAACTTCTTAGTACTCGATGAGCCTACCAACGACTTGGATATTCAGACCTTACAGATTCTTGAGGAGTATCTTCAAGACTTCCCAGGCTGTGTCATCGTCGTATCACACGACCGATACTTTATGGATAAGGTTGTTGACCATCTCTTAGTATTCAAGGGTGAAGGAGAGATTCAAGACTTCCCTGGTAACTACACGCAGTTCCGTGACTTCCAAAAGATGAAGTCTAAGGAAGAAGAACAGCAGAAACCATCAAAGAATAGTAGCCCAACAGCAAACGAACCTAAGAAAGATTACCGTAACAACACAAAGCGTAAGATGTCTTTCAAGGAGAAGCGGGAATACGAACAGCTTTCAGATAAGATTGCACTATTAGAAGAAGAGAAACAAAAACTTGAAGAAGAACTCTGCTCTGGCAATCTCTCTGTAGACGAACTTACAGAAAAGAGCAAGCGTTTACCTATATTAAAGGATGAGCTGGACGAGTTAGAACTTCGCTGGTTAGAGTTGGCTGAACTTATTTAA
- the yihA gene encoding ribosome biogenesis GTP-binding protein YihA/YsxC has translation MIIKNSEFTISSPSLSKCPEDTKAEYAFIGRSNVGKSSLINMLCNHKGLAKTSSKPGKTLLINHFIINNDWYLVDLPGYGYAKSSKTVRNKLEQMIAQYILQRKQLVNVFVLIDIRHEQQKIDREFVDWLGESNVPFSIIFTKADKLSPAKAKSNALLWMKKLQDRWEELPPYFITSAENKTGREEVLNYIDEINKTL, from the coding sequence ATGATTATCAAGAATTCAGAATTCACTATATCTTCACCTTCATTGTCAAAGTGTCCAGAAGATACAAAGGCAGAATATGCTTTTATTGGACGTTCAAACGTAGGAAAGTCAAGCCTTATCAATATGCTTTGTAACCATAAGGGCTTGGCTAAAACCTCATCAAAACCGGGTAAAACACTACTTATCAATCATTTTATCATCAATAATGATTGGTACTTAGTTGACCTTCCAGGCTATGGATATGCCAAAAGTTCAAAGACTGTAAGAAATAAGTTGGAGCAGATGATAGCCCAATATATCCTCCAACGTAAACAACTTGTAAACGTATTTGTATTGATTGATATCCGTCATGAGCAGCAGAAGATAGACCGTGAGTTTGTTGACTGGCTGGGTGAAAGCAATGTTCCTTTCTCTATTATCTTTACGAAAGCAGACAAGCTATCACCTGCCAAGGCTAAGTCAAATGCCCTTCTTTGGATGAAAAAGCTACAGGATAGATGGGAAGAACTTCCTCCTTACTTTATTACGTCAGCTGAAAACAAGACTGGAAGAGAAGAAGTATTAAACTATATTGACGAAATCAATAAGACTTTATAA
- a CDS encoding Gfo/Idh/MocA family protein codes for MKQINWGFIGCGEVTEKKSGPAFNEVMGSHVVAVFSRSELKARSYAERQGIRKWYTDAQALVDDPDVNAIYIATPPSAHATFAIMAMRAGKPCYIEKPLAASYEDCVRINRVSEQTGVPCFVAYYRRYLPYFKKVKEIVDSGEIGKILTVQVRFAVPPRDLDYEQNVQLPWRLQSHISGGGYFYDLAPHQLDLLQNMFGVIVKAHGYTANRAGLYNLEDTVNAVFRFENGLTGSGAWCFAAHESAREDRIEIYGSKGRLSFSVYTYAPIHLCTSEGERDIDVANPAYVQLPIIKSVIEDMQGYGACDCTSISATPTNWVMDRILGKI; via the coding sequence ATGAAACAAATCAACTGGGGATTTATTGGCTGCGGTGAGGTGACAGAAAAGAAGTCTGGACCAGCGTTCAACGAAGTAATGGGCTCGCATGTTGTCGCTGTGTTTAGCCGTAGCGAGTTGAAGGCTCGTTCGTATGCTGAGCGTCAAGGTATTCGTAAATGGTACACGGATGCACAGGCTTTGGTAGATGATCCTGACGTAAACGCAATTTATATCGCTACACCTCCTTCTGCACATGCTACCTTTGCTATCATGGCAATGCGTGCTGGAAAACCTTGTTATATAGAGAAGCCTTTGGCGGCTTCTTATGAGGATTGCGTACGTATTAATCGTGTGTCAGAACAGACGGGAGTACCTTGTTTTGTCGCTTATTACCGTCGTTATCTTCCTTACTTTAAGAAAGTAAAAGAGATTGTTGATAGTGGTGAGATTGGTAAGATACTCACAGTACAAGTTCGTTTTGCTGTCCCTCCACGCGATTTGGACTATGAACAGAACGTACAACTGCCTTGGCGACTACAATCACATATCTCAGGTGGTGGATATTTTTATGATCTTGCTCCTCACCAACTCGATTTATTGCAGAACATGTTTGGTGTTATTGTCAAAGCACATGGTTATACTGCTAATCGTGCAGGGCTTTACAACCTCGAAGATACAGTGAATGCTGTCTTCCGTTTTGAGAATGGTTTGACAGGTAGTGGTGCTTGGTGCTTTGCTGCCCATGAGAGTGCGCGTGAGGATCGTATAGAAATTTATGGCTCAAAAGGTAGACTCTCTTTCTCTGTCTATACTTATGCGCCTATCCATCTTTGCACAAGTGAAGGCGAAAGAGATATTGATGTTGCTAATCCAGCTTATGTTCAGCTCCCAATCATTAAGTCCGTTATTGAAGATATGCAGGGATATGGCGCTTGTGATTGTACGAGTATTAGCGCAACACCAACCAACTGGGTGATGGATCGTATCCTTGGAAAGATATAA
- a CDS encoding DUF4421 domain-containing protein, which yields MKLTFSDSLFLCLLLLMLGGTRAYALSTTAISDGIEANIDSAEILPVKQLTDSVRWMRRGEPTRLFKQKSNKSGNFFLRFNEIDTSYIEPQKYNFAFMLQNTNTYEVYRLSSSNEQSITFAPEATVRIGPYFGWRWIFLGYTLDIKHLDFWNKNNNPRQEYDLSLYSSMLGLDIYYRKTGNDYKIRQLYLGKDINTDAIRGTDFGGLTSTIKGFNLYYIFNHRRFSYPAAFSQSTIQRRSAGSPLLGIGYTQHSLDVNWGELNRVISNRLGSQVPANPIDSTLMFSEIKYTDISISGGYAYNWVFARNWVLAGSLSLALAYKSSKGDVTQRTFSINDFKFSNINVDGIGRFGVVWNNSKWYVGMSTILHAYNYRRSNFSTNNFFGSINLYAGFNFGRKKEK from the coding sequence ATGAAGTTAACTTTCAGCGACTCCCTCTTTCTATGTCTTCTTCTATTAATGTTAGGAGGAACGAGGGCGTATGCGCTTTCTACTACGGCAATATCAGATGGGATAGAAGCAAATATAGATAGTGCAGAAATACTTCCTGTAAAGCAATTAACAGACTCTGTACGGTGGATGAGAAGAGGTGAGCCTACACGCTTGTTTAAACAAAAGTCTAACAAGAGCGGTAACTTCTTTCTACGTTTTAATGAGATAGATACTTCTTATATCGAACCTCAGAAGTATAACTTCGCTTTTATGCTTCAGAATACTAATACCTATGAGGTGTATCGTTTGAGCAGTTCAAATGAGCAAAGTATTACCTTTGCTCCTGAAGCTACGGTGCGTATAGGACCTTATTTTGGTTGGCGTTGGATATTCTTGGGTTACACACTCGATATTAAGCACTTGGATTTTTGGAACAAGAATAATAATCCTCGACAAGAATATGATTTAAGTTTATATAGTTCGATGCTCGGACTTGATATTTATTATCGTAAGACAGGCAATGATTATAAAATCAGACAGTTATATCTTGGGAAGGATATTAACACGGATGCGATACGTGGCACTGACTTTGGTGGATTGACTTCAACCATTAAGGGCTTCAATCTTTATTATATCTTTAATCATCGTCGATTCTCTTATCCAGCAGCTTTCAGCCAAAGTACGATACAACGTCGTTCAGCAGGTAGTCCGCTGTTGGGCATTGGCTATACGCAGCATAGCCTTGATGTCAATTGGGGAGAACTTAATAGAGTCATCTCAAATCGTCTTGGTAGTCAGGTTCCTGCCAATCCGATAGACAGTACATTGATGTTTAGTGAGATTAAGTACACTGATATTTCTATCAGTGGTGGCTATGCCTATAACTGGGTTTTTGCTCGAAACTGGGTCTTGGCAGGTTCACTTTCGTTGGCTTTAGCTTATAAAAGTAGTAAGGGAGACGTTACTCAGCGTACCTTTTCTATCAACGATTTTAAGTTTAGTAATATTAACGTTGATGGTATTGGACGCTTTGGTGTGGTGTGGAACAATAGCAAATGGTATGTTGGTATGAGTACTATCCTTCATGCCTATAATTATCGTCGCAGTAATTTCTCTACCAATAACTTCTTTGGAAGTATTAATCTCTATGCAGGTTTTAACTTTGGAAGAAAGAAGGAGAAATAG
- a CDS encoding N-acetylmuramoyl-L-alanine amidase-like domain-containing protein has product MTLKYSLIFSALFAFSACGAKPEQKAKTQQVADTVVTSEQMTSAVPEVSAAEYKDTLPTYIDTYTKADSALVCQLLQEFVPQRQQLTNDQLIIKIARKFIGVPYVAHTLDINEDEKLVVNLHGLDCTTYVEAVTALTLCVKKGETRFSDYVRQLEQVRYRGGKMSYVNRLHYFHWWLEDNERMGFVREIDTPNPPFTAVQTLKINYMSQNARLYDMLKNNPERVAELKKLEDATNGTKLRYIPKSLLNNSKLLRGVVRDGDILAIVTNKRELDTTHLGFAVWHKDGLHLMNASNLRKNGNKVVDPVETLYNYMMARPANLGIRVVRIQ; this is encoded by the coding sequence ATGACACTAAAATATTCACTTATATTCTCTGCTCTCTTTGCTTTCTCTGCTTGTGGTGCAAAGCCCGAACAGAAGGCAAAGACACAGCAAGTTGCTGATACAGTTGTGACATCAGAGCAGATGACAAGTGCTGTTCCTGAGGTATCTGCAGCCGAATATAAGGACACACTACCCACCTATATAGACACGTATACAAAGGCTGATAGTGCTTTGGTTTGTCAGTTGTTACAAGAGTTTGTACCACAAAGACAGCAACTTACCAATGATCAGCTTATTATTAAGATTGCACGAAAGTTTATCGGGGTGCCTTACGTTGCCCATACCTTAGATATCAACGAGGATGAGAAACTCGTGGTTAATCTTCATGGATTAGACTGTACGACCTATGTTGAGGCTGTTACGGCTCTTACACTTTGTGTTAAGAAGGGCGAAACACGTTTCTCTGACTATGTACGGCAGTTAGAACAAGTCCGCTATCGTGGTGGTAAGATGAGTTATGTAAACCGTCTGCACTATTTCCATTGGTGGTTGGAAGATAATGAGCGAATGGGTTTTGTCAGAGAGATAGACACGCCTAATCCTCCTTTCACAGCTGTTCAGACGTTGAAAATCAACTATATGAGTCAGAACGCAAGACTCTATGATATGTTGAAGAACAATCCTGAACGCGTGGCTGAACTTAAGAAGTTGGAGGATGCTACCAACGGAACAAAGCTACGCTATATCCCTAAGAGCCTGCTTAACAATAGCAAACTACTTCGAGGAGTAGTGCGAGATGGTGACATCCTTGCGATTGTTACTAATAAGCGAGAGTTGGATACGACACATCTTGGCTTTGCTGTATGGCATAAGGATGGACTTCATCTCATGAATGCTTCTAATCTTAGGAAGAACGGCAATAAGGTTGTTGACCCTGTAGAGACACTCTATAATTATATGATGGCTCGTCCAGCTAATCTTGGAATACGTGTTGTGCGTATTCAATAA